From the Lathyrus oleraceus cultivar Zhongwan6 chromosome 3, CAAS_Psat_ZW6_1.0, whole genome shotgun sequence genome, the window actgaggacttatactgagatgatgattaaggccatggtatatggggtttcaggaatgattcctatatttacgaaatcataggcgaaatcatcgtTTATGGGTACTAAGTCTGGCTTTAGATGctctagcctagaaaggtgatcgaCTACTACATTTTtagtgccttttttatctcttatatctaaatcaaactcgtgtagtaatagaatccatcggagtaacctgggcttggcatcttttttaattaataggtaacgaatggtAGCATGATCAGTGTAGACTATAATTTTTGCTCgtactagataagatctaaatttgtctacagcgaaaactacaacgagtagttctttttcagttgttgcgtagttaagttgggcagcgtctagggttctactggcaaaatatatggcatgtaattttttatctttcctttgtcctagaacggctccaactgcataatcactagcatcacacattatctcaaaaggttcttaccaatcaggtggtttcataatgggtgcagatactaatgcttgctttaaaagattaaatgcgtcattacattttccgtcgaaaatgaattcaacatctttcattaaaagtccagttaaaggtttagttattttggagaagtccttaataaaacgcccgtagaatccagcgtgtccaagaaaacttcggacATCTCTAATAGTTTTaggtggttttaggttttctataacttctatcttagctctatctacctctatacctttttcggaaactatatgttctaaaacaattccttcggtaaccatgaaatgacacttttcccagtttagcacgaggtttacctccacgcatctctccaggattttctcaaggttagcaagacaattatGGAAGTCAAATCCGCAAACCAAGAAATCATCaataaacacttccatgataccatctaggtaatctgcaaagatcgacatcatgcagcgttggaaagtagtgggggcattacagaggccgaatgacattcgtctgtaggcaaaagttccataagggcatgtaaaggtagttttttcttgatctttagggtggataggtatttggaagaatccagagtatccatctagatagcaaaagtaagagtgtctggctagacgctccaacatctggtctataaatggtaaagggaaatgatctttcctggttgctttatttaattttctataatctatatcctccttctaaacgttttgctacatgttctCCTTTATtgttttgcacgactgtgatgcctccctttttaggtactacatgcacagggctcacccacttactatccgagatctgatagattatactTGCCTCAAGTAAattaagaacttcctttttaacaacatcgctcattatagggtttattcttctctgatgttctctggagggttttgaatcttcttcgagcgaaatccgatgcatgcatacggatggacttatacctttcaggtcagagatattatatccaAAGGTcgagggatatcttcgtaaaacgtctaaaagttggttcatttcctcttggctcaaggtagcactgactatgactggacggttcatctcttcatcgaggaactcatatctcaggtttttagagagttccttaagttctaaggttggtttcttagggcatggcataggatctggggtaagggataaacattcgtaaaggttatcatcgatgtagggtttcttaaagtcatcatcttccattatgagagttgatggtaacttaattgtttttatgattttttctTGTTCTAATCCCCTAACGtattcatcaatgatatctaaggcatgACATGtgtctcccatcacaggtgccataagaaattttgaaagtataaattctattttctcgtcacctacctcaaaggtcaacttccctctcttgacatctattatggctcctgcagttgataagaatggtctacctagaaggattggtatatcattgtcctctttgatgtccatgacaacaaaatcagtagaTAAATAGCTGACCTATCCTAAtagggacatcttctaaaatgcctatcggatacttaacagatctatcggctaactgaagtgacatcttagtgggctgtaattcttCTAAGTTTAACCTATCACAAAccgctaaaggcattaagctcacactagctcctaagtctagaaaagctttttcgatgacatgactacccaaaagacaaggaatggagaaatttccaggatctttatcttttttggctaATTTATTCTCGGAAATggcattacattccaaaggcttcggatcatctagtctacgtttgttggtaaggatgtctttgagaaactttgcataagaaggtatttgggtgatggcttctgtgaaagggatttctacatgaagtttttctataactttaataaatttttgatactggttattgatctgggtttgtttgagtctttgcggatatggtataggtggtttatatggcgcGGGTGGTACGTAAGCTTTATCTTTAggtttttctcctttttcttgagcttcctggttttcagattcctctggttcctttacttcgtctgggggtttggtatattccttagaagttttgggttcactcaatcttgggtttggtggctcatcataagcgttcctACTTCATAGGGcaatggcattggcttgtcctctcggattctgttgaggttgtccagggaactgtcctccaggtgtagtctgaggggcttggtttaaagctacctgagagatctgggtttcaagcatcttggtatgagtaactatttgatcaaccttggttcctaattgagtaatcagttcgttaacgtgaatgttttggttcatgaactccttgttttgttgggtttgagcggtgataaaattttccataattttctcaaggctcggctttggtggtacaggttgcataggttgatttggtcttAAGGCTTGATAACCAGGTTGTCTCAGAGGcgcattattttggatagggttattgtttttataagagaaattcgggtgattcctccatccagggttataggtattcgaatatgggttcccttgggtgtagttcacttgctcatagtgggtttcgtttaatagactgcattctgcagattggtgtcctttggttccacatatctcacaatccgatGAAACTGCGactacagtattcgggtttatgcacatatgctcgaccttaacggctaatgcatccattttagcttgcatcatgtctatagagcttagttcatgcactcctccttgggcttccttcttctcaaaTGTCGCTCGTTCcactccccatgattgatggttttgagccatatcttcaatgagggcactagcttcaggataaggtttgttcatcagtgcaccgcctgcggcagcgccgatggtcatcttagtgttatagtgaagtccattatagaaggtttgaatgattaaccaattttctaaaccgTGATATGGGCATGCTCGTAAtaactctttatatctctcccaagcttcgaacaacgattctccttggttttgggtaaatctagttatatggtttcgaagaacggcggtcttactcgggggaaagtatctagcaaggaatactcttctaaggttatcccaagtcgtaatggaattgggaggaagggaatctaaccatgatagggatttatctctgagggagaaagggaataatcttaaacggattgcctcaggagaaactccattggttttaaaagtgtctgctaattgaagaaagatttttaaatgttagtttgggttctcagtagcgagacctgtgaattgtctctgttgcactagttaCAACAAggaaggtttaagttcgaaattattagctgggatggttgggtttactatactagaactaggttcttcgttagatggttgggcgaaatccttaagaggtctttggttttgatcttcaaccataactctcctaattctatgaaagaataaacgtgcgcaAGCATAACGTTCAGGTTCCGCTAGAGGATATACTAAGCTTCCGGTACTGCGAGCTTTTCGCATTGACCGCCaggaaatagcctaagtctaaacgatataacaacagggtatgaaatttgacgaaattggtccccggcaacggcaccaaaaacttgatgcgtgcttttcgcaagtatacgaacgcgtcagagtaatataaaagattgtcgaatccacagagaccaaatgtcaatttatcgttatctattgttatggtgtttatcaaaggtaatcaaaataggggtttttagagtgtgcaatgaaaagtaaagtgttgaataaagttcagttgataaagacagggtcgaatgtaattcacataatcaattaataattCAAGTACTTGCTAATAACAATACTTATGGGTAATGTTTTCTACTGagaaaagaaccaatttaacaggaactgtcgctttcgcgtattcagagTCGAGTTGTACTCCgtaatcaaaccctcttattgtcacttataaacaggcgcgcattgcgttagagtagtaaacctatttttaagaaatatagtatcttgactaagttgaaaagtatttttacctggatttcttaaccaaaagaggttctcacgaaccagactctaaacttataaacgcgtccgaaaatagttttaaaatctcgtttcttcttaagttaaaaactcctaatgaactaaacaaagcgctttcgctgtttttgaaatagttaaaaacaattaagtttaaatagacgttggacgactttcgatcttacacaacggaaattaagtgcgggaaaacttaagttgaaagttaaaatagcccttaagtgttttTAAGAAtaattgtacggattatcggttcaattacgatccttacattctaaccttatagatttagttagacatggtaaaataaaagtgcattaatttaaataaaattagTGCGAGTgtggaaagtaaataaaagtagtgcgagattggaaagtaaataaaagtagtgcaagtgcggaaaataaataaaagtagtgcgagtgcggaaaataaataaaagtaaagtgagtgcgagaaataaataaattaaagcaagtgcgagaaataaataaagtaaagcgagtgcgagaaataaataaagtaaagacagttcgggaaataaataaagtaaagacagtacgggaaataaatagataaaggtaaggcaataaaaacctgctccaatcggagggttgaataaaatgcaaagcgaaaatgaaaatggcggcaggattaactcCTATCTAAAGTGCTCCAAACTCGtttacagactcgatcacagacttgattacacaattgtggtaacaccctaatgcgaagcgattaccactttaaaatactaaatatatgcctaagtgaaacaaagtttgctctaagtttgcctctgctctatGTTTGGATGCTTAAAcaagtgaattcgagtttctatttataagcaagtaaaatgatggaaatgacaaggatgccctccagtttgaatttgggagggaaaacctttcctcttgtggcgccttagtggaagtagtggggaacgtcgtagttgagggaagttgagccaGGACACGTCATGGCAAGGTCTATGGTGTCAGCCAGAGTGggagccacaagtacaaaatgctgaattttagggtttttagctctttttcactcattttctcgatcggggctctgattaaagtaaaaacctgaaaacaaagagaaacatagtaataacacaacaaaataataataaaactactaaaatgcatgcgaaattGGAGTAaaaaatacggtaaatttcagtgtcATCACACATTCCATTAAGTTAACCAATTAACTAACTTCCAACTCAGTGAGTTAACTACCTAAACTCACTGAGTTCCTCCCAACTAACTCCAAACCTCAtttaactaactccaagcctAACTCCAAGCTACATTAATCCCAATCCTAATCACTATAAattctcatcttcatcatcatttgAAGTCTTCTCCTCACTCTAAACTCTCTACACTTTTTGCAATCATCACCTTCAATACTCTGGAATTTCTGAATCGTCTCCCTCTCACACTCAAAGCTCAATTCCTAAAACTccattgaagcttcaagaagagTGATCTCAACCTCATCATACTACAATATTTTTGAAGAAGAAGAGTTGGAAAGCAAGCTAATCTGAAGGAAGTAAAAGCAATATCTTACCTTCTTGTACAAGTGATTTTCCGTCTTCTTTTTCTCCGATCAAAACTCGCCGGAGCAAATCTCAGCTTCAGAGGTAGGTCCTTTTTCATTGCATATTGTTACTATGCTGAACCTTGCACCATGTTGTTACAAACCTCTAATATGAGGAGCTTCGGATATTGTTCATGGAGATGTATTGTAGATCTGAGTTTTTAGGGATTCTTGAGAGTTTGGCTCCAGTCATGAATTTAGGCAAGAAATTAGAGAATGTGGAGAGTGGATCCTTGTTCAGGAGACAAAGACGAAGGTGAAGGTGGTTCCGCAGTCCATTTCCGGTAGCCACCGCCGCCAAAAGCGATTTCCGGTGCGGTGGCCCACAATGGAGGTCCAGTGTTGACGGTTTGAGATGCCATGGAGAAAAGAGCGTGCATGTGCATTCAAAATTTTACTATTTTTTTTCTCAAGCTAGCTCCCAATCTTTGGGCTCATTTTTGTTTGGGCTTGTCACACTCCAAGCCCAATGCAATACCCTTTCACTCTATTTTTCTACTGCACCCCCTGACTGAAGAGAGCTTGTTCAGCATTGGGCTTTGGAAACTGAAGCCCATACATTTGGGTCATGCTTTGCTCTTTTTCCTGCACACATCCAAACCAGGCTTGCACCCTCTGTTTTGCAAAGGCCCACactattttatttgttttatttgtttgttATTTGTTAATGAGATAACTTTGATTGATAGAATTCTGGTTAATTGGACCAATTAGGAATACAACTAGAATCTACATAATTAGAATTTTAGATTCGTTAAAAATTGTCAAaagaccattttaccctttaggggTAATTTTAGATATTTTACTCATATAATCACATGCTCCTTTAGGAATATAATTTAACTTAGAATTTAAATCCCAAAGTATTAACAATAACATGTTCCCTTAGGAATTTTAACATAGATTTTTAATCGAATTTTTGACTAATCATGACATGATCCCTTAGACTAATGTGATTAACTCTAACCACTAGATTAGGTCTTACCTAGATTCTCCAACCAAAGcaaacccatgattaaattgatcaaaagaagttttgattaattaaatcctttgaacttgcataatcccacagtctaatttgagtgaccaaaagacccttgatcacttaATAAGGCTTTTCTTCTAagctgtggagctcgaagcctcaagtcagactcccaatcaaggcatcctcagtcataccaagcagcggattatacaagTGCTTCAAAGGTGAAAAAATACAAGACCTTGTTAAATCAAAGTTGGAATTATGTGGCTTAAGCCTTAAGTAATATAGAAGGAGTGAGACAagagaattcctacccccattctgaatatctttgggtatgggacgaatgacccatcgctcatcgtattcacctctattcatagactttagcataattctAATCATACGGTTATCAAGTCTCTCTTCACAAAGCAATGCAACAAGCAAGGACTATATCAACAACCTATCAATCATAATTGAAGTtgtacgacacgagccttaagcaatagagaaggagtgggactggagtattcctacccccattttgagtatctttgggtatgggacgaatgacccaacgCTCATTATATACACCactattcatagactttagtgcaattcgaatcaaacgattgataaggtcttcgTCAACACAAGAAACAACAAAGATTCTTCCctctccacttgaaagttaagaCGAGAGTTACATGCCATGAGCtttaagtggtaaagaaggaatgagactggagcaTTCCTACACTCATtttggatatctttgggtgcgagatGTTTGACTCGTTACTTATCGTATCCATCTTTACTCGTAGACTTTAGTGTGACTCTTATCAAGTAACTATCAAGTTTATTCCTCTCTATCCTATTCATTTCAATTCAACCATTCAATCTTTCTTTTGCCTCTAATCATTCTTGCTTTCAaccctagtgggctgaactacgaaagctctgatttccttattgcactataaggatacgtaggcaggagaattcagattcttcgcgagctatcttatttatcaatctaccttATCTATTACTAACCTATTTATTTATCAATCATTCTCCATTTATTCAATctataccatctttttgagatcaataataattctccttggactccttgtctatccttttaggaAGACTTAACGACATTCCGTCTCctcaatcgagagttgtttgtGGGCCTTGCCCAAACACTTAATTTAGTCTTTCTTTTTGGATTTACACTATAGTGGCAGCTTACTAGTCCATgtattggtaaatgcctaccttgctctttgattcagagtctatcctcttcttggatccaagatactattcttATTTGATCTTGAACTATTTGTTTCCCCAGGGAGTGATATACTATTATTTATACTTCCGTACTACAATCATTCCTTGAattggtgtttgtcttgtgagcccccattgcttagacaaatatctctctctattctcgtggttccgaactacgactgctctaactttctcattgcataatgagaatacgtaggcacgaggatgcgaatccttggtGAGAATACTCttaattattcctccttcgccttagggtatcattcatatctttcattaTTCATTATCTACCTTTcatcataaatcgttcacccagtgacatactaTTCCTCTGAGATCAGAAATACTACTTTATCTGGAATCCCATACACATCCGTTTAGGACACCTAATGTAGTCCGCCTTTatacctagagttgtttgggctacaacctcaAACATTTAATTCCTCCCTTCTTTGGCTAAAGACCCTAAGGTGGCGGCCTGCTGGTCCACGTATCGGTTAAAGCTGCTTCCCTCTATGGTATGAATTCCATTTCTCTTATGGgttccaatacactttcaccttttAATTTCAAACAAGACTTAttcagtcacttatcaccaaATATTCAATTATGTGACTTAGGTCACCTCATTCCGTTCATTTCCACGATACATTCGTATTCTACCTTccttcactccatgtgatataccagttatctttgagccaaGTACACTATCTCATTGTGCTCCTTCTTGCGCCACCTTatgaaccaagagatgtttgcgACTATACCCAAACAGATATTTCTTCGTCTTTTCGGCTTTACCCTATAGCGGCGGTCCTACTAGCCAGCGTACtggtaatagccaccttactcttgggtccatcttttcacccttgttggagttcaaaacactattctttggttcagaccatactttctatcacacttcttttcatctcccaccattagttctttgaactacaaagctctgaattcctcattggACTATGAGGAcacgtaggcatgagggccataatcctcaccgagcactttatctattttcTCTTCCTTTTCCATATCCTTTTACGAGTAATATTTAGATCTACCACCTATTCGAgtgagaacaatcaaaacggttcccatggggtaccatggatgtttggggtgctagtaccttccccttgcataaccaacttccttaaccaacatatctctttcccctgggttttatcgatgttttccaATCCCCTTTGGGGATgaataaagttcgatggcgactttgttgtatgttcgagcatgcAATAAGTTCGagtatatttctgctagcttcagctggcgactctgctggggaaacttTGTTGCTTGGAGTACTTCCTAACCGCTAAAAGAAGTCGAGCCTACTTTAGGTTGTTCTCTCACTAGTTTTAGGTGTTTATCTTTATGCATCTACTCGCTTATCGCATTTACTTTATTATTCTAGATATTGATGTGGATATTATATGTTATGCTGTTGTTGGGTTGGGATAGACCACATGAGTGGAAAGCTCTGTAACcgagcttagtatacacataGGATAGACTTGTGGATAGTCGTGTACACCTGTGTTTCGCGCGTTGGGTTATCACGAGAACCACACCCAAACTAGATTCACTTGGAGGTACTTTTATCCTGTGAATATTCACTACGACAGGGTATTTCCATTTCGAGTCGATGACTCTGTGAGACCTTCTAGGGACCACCTTGGAGCATAGTCCacacctgtgagggggatatgggttttCATTGCAGGAAGCCATAAACTCTACCTACCTTGATACTCATGTTGCATCGAACTTTTGAACCTACAACAAATGGCATATACAGATTATTCAGAACGTATCAGAGTTTTGAATCTGCGTGACTTATAGCATTCCATAATTACATCATCATTCATCATGAGAAAAAATTTCATATGCATTTCTTTTCCAGGAATCCAAGAGTCCAATTTGTTGACTAAGCATCCGAGACAAATCCTGAATCCCGAGAGAAGAAGCTTTCACAGTTACAAGTTCATGGAGCCCCAACTGAATGTTTTGAGAGGATTGGGGGAACGCCTAGTTCTTGGAAACAAATATGACTTTAAGACGTCTTATGGCAACCTTTTGGGAATACTAAACACTGAAGTCAACACCACTGTTGTGCACACTCTGGTGCAATTCTACGACCATCCGTTGAGATGCTTTACATTCAAGGATTACCAGTTGGCACTCACTTTGGAAGAATATTCATACATTTTAGGTATTGGGATCAAGAACCAAATGCCTTATGTTTGCACTAAGGAACTCCAAAATACCAAGTCCTTGTTGAAGCCCTCTAGATAGGGAAGAAGGAAGTGAAGCTGAACTTGAAACCTAAGGGTGGAATTCATGGATTCACCTCAAAGTTTCTAGTAGATAAAGCCATTGCCTTCGCCGAAGCTGGGAGTTGAACGACCTTCAACGCCAGTCTAGCTCTACCAATCTATGAGATTGTACTATTTCCGAACATGGAAGAATTCGTGGATTTGGCTGTTATTCATATCTTCCTAACCCAGAACCCTGTTCTTACTCTTCTTGCTGATACTTACTACTCCATCCATGTGAGGACCAAGAAGAAGAAAGGAACCATCGTCTTCTATACCTCTTTGCTATATAGATGGTTTATTTCACATCTACCCAGCAAAGGCCCCTTCGTTGAAAATAAAGACAATTTGAAGTTGTCCCAACGGATGATATCCTTGAATGCCGAAGACATTAACTGGTATTCTCGAATCTATGACAGCGTCAAGCTCATCCTCAACTGTGGTGATtttcctaatgtacctcttcttggtacgaAAGGGGGAATCAATTACAATCCGAGGTCGGCATTACGACAGTTGAAATACCCCATGGTAGATAAGCCTGATCTCAAAGGAGTAGAATGTTTCGTCTTGTATGAAGGGATTGAAGATCCAGAATTAGTCAAGAAGATCGTCAAGGCTTGGGGAGAAATTTGTCTTCAAGGGAGAGCAGAAATGGGTAAGAAGAATTGCGTTGCCAAGGAAGCTTACACCAAATGGGTAAAAGACATGGTTAATGAAATTTTGCTGCCATTTCCATATAAACCATCCATGAGCATCAAGCCTCCTGAGCCAGTAATCCATCAAACTTCTGAGGTTGATAAGCTAAAAAGAGTTATCAAGGCCCTAGAGGAAGAGAACGCTGATCTAAAATCTAGACTTGGTAAGATCTCCTTGGAGAAAGAAACTTTGAAGTTCAACCTGAATCAAAAAAGAGCTAGGGTGCATCAAGTAGATGACGAAGTGCAGACTGAGGTATTCAAAAGAATAAAGGTGGGTGATACACTCAAGGGAACTTATGCTAGTTTGAAAGCGAAGAAGAAACAGTTAGTCGGGACTCAATACCAGGCTTGCAAAGCAAAGCTTAATTACAGAGAACAGACCAAGAAGCTCCGAGACCAGCTGGAAGCTTGCAACAAAGGGCAGAAAGATGAGCAAAGCTGCACCAAACAGTTAGAGGT encodes:
- the LOC127131461 gene encoding uncharacterized protein LOC127131461, translated to MEEFVDLAVIHIFLTQNPVLTLLADTYYSIHVRTKKKKGTIVFYTSLLYRWFISHLPSKGPFVENKDNLKLSQRMISLNAEDINWYSRIYDSVKLILNCGDFPNVPLLGTKGGINYNPRSALRQLKYPMVDKPDLKGVECFVLYEGIEDPELVKKIVKAWGEICLQGRAEMGKKNCVAKEAYTKWVKDMVNEILLPFPYKPSMSIKPPEPVIHQTSEVDKLKRVIKALEEENADLKSRLGKISLEKETLKFNLNQKRARVHQVDDEVQTEVFKRIKVGDTLKGTYASLKAKKKQLVGTQYQACKAKLNYREQTKKLRDQLEACNKGQKDEQSCTKQLEVTLRKNQYELN